A portion of the Sulfurospirillum diekertiae genome contains these proteins:
- a CDS encoding OprD family outer membrane porin encodes MKLAKLSLAAIVVAGLASSSFAESTTLADAFKNGKVNGELRAWYFDRDNGTSTENIFNTGVSLGYVTDSLYGLSLGLTMQSNYSPFANDAEKTMYTSDMYGSGAVLSEAYVAYTIGKTTAKIGRQYIATPLVNGSGSRMIKESFEGAVVVNTDLPSTTVFGGYADKFQGRTTNIDKSLTDKTTSDIGEFKKTAVFYGAGTTGGSNVFGFDGAYTIGAINKSISNLTLTAQYLYVNDVSKLDGTVLGDANGFYGEGNYVVPLSNMKVILDAGYRGSRTTSLLDTAHLEGDLYQARVGFKELAGFGASFAYSTVSSDQSVLLGAGNGPTTYTAPLIKAAEVTSGANTDAYKVEATYDFSKVGVVGLKVLGQYVYVDQDAVTGVVYNGVAAKTKNKFWEGQVSYDIPNLKGLTLSLEYENATKEVANADVDSNEMRFRANYKF; translated from the coding sequence ATGAAATTAGCTAAACTTAGCTTGGCGGCTATCGTAGTTGCTGGATTAGCATCTAGCTCATTTGCAGAGAGTACAACTCTTGCAGATGCATTTAAAAACGGAAAAGTAAACGGCGAATTAAGAGCTTGGTACTTTGACAGAGACAATGGCACATCAACTGAAAATATTTTCAATACAGGTGTAAGCCTTGGTTATGTAACAGACTCACTTTATGGTTTAAGTCTTGGTCTCACAATGCAATCAAACTATTCTCCATTTGCAAATGATGCTGAGAAAACAATGTATACTTCTGATATGTATGGTTCAGGCGCAGTTCTTTCTGAAGCATATGTAGCCTATACAATTGGTAAAACAACGGCTAAAATTGGTCGTCAATACATCGCTACACCTCTTGTAAATGGTTCTGGCTCACGTATGATTAAAGAATCATTTGAAGGTGCAGTTGTTGTTAACACAGACCTTCCGTCAACAACAGTATTTGGTGGTTATGCTGATAAATTCCAAGGCAGAACAACAAATATTGATAAAAGTTTAACAGATAAGACTACAAGTGATATCGGTGAATTCAAAAAAACAGCAGTATTCTATGGTGCAGGTACTACTGGAGGATCAAATGTTTTTGGATTTGACGGAGCCTACACTATTGGTGCAATCAATAAATCTATTTCAAACTTAACATTAACAGCTCAATATTTATATGTTAATGATGTTAGTAAACTTGATGGCACTGTACTTGGTGATGCAAATGGTTTCTATGGCGAGGGTAACTATGTAGTGCCTTTAAGCAATATGAAAGTAATCTTAGATGCAGGCTATCGTGGTTCAAGAACAACGAGCCTTCTAGATACTGCACATCTTGAAGGTGATTTGTATCAAGCACGTGTTGGCTTTAAAGAGCTAGCAGGATTTGGTGCATCTTTTGCATATAGTACCGTATCAAGTGACCAAAGTGTTCTCTTGGGTGCAGGTAATGGCCCAACAACTTATACTGCTCCACTGATCAAGGCTGCTGAAGTTACTTCAGGTGCAAATACAGATGCATACAAAGTTGAAGCAACTTATGATTTCAGCAAAGTAGGTGTTGTAGGTCTTAAGGTATTAGGACAATATGTATATGTTGATCAAGATGCTGTAACAGGTGTTGTATACAATGGTGTGGCTGCTAAAACAAAAAATAAATTTTGGGAAGGACAAGTTTCATATGACATCCCAAATCTTAAAGGTTTAACACTATCTCTTGAGTATGAAAATGCTACAAAAGAAGTCGCAAATGCTGATGTAGATTCAAATGAAATGAGATTTAGAGCTAACTACAAATTCTAA
- a CDS encoding branched-chain amino acid ABC transporter permease, whose protein sequence is MIKLTIVALTLWFIWFSNTHFDEYTVRILNNIAIFVILAVSYNLINGVTGQFSLEPNGFVAIGAYVTALLLVSPESKQYQYAIVDPYPFILTLHANFVVALLLGGIFSAILAACLSFPVFRVRGDYLAIVTLGFGFIIKILAINVPEATNGSLGLNDIPEFSNLYWTGGIAMIAVIVVLNIINSKFGRAMKAVRDDEDAAIAMGVNTFKAKTLAFCTSAFFEGVGGGLLAALLTSISPDLFDFFFTFQLLIIIVLGGLGSTTGAIIGTVLVMGGSEWMRFLDEPIHLFGYNAPAMPGMRMVVFSLGLILIMLFAREGIMGKRELTDFFKPRKKGDK, encoded by the coding sequence TTGATCAAGCTCACTATAGTTGCATTAACACTATGGTTTATTTGGTTTTCCAACACACACTTTGATGAATACACCGTAAGAATTTTAAATAATATTGCTATTTTTGTTATTTTAGCGGTGAGCTACAATCTTATTAACGGTGTAACCGGTCAGTTTTCTCTTGAGCCTAATGGCTTTGTTGCCATCGGGGCCTATGTAACAGCACTTTTACTGGTAAGCCCTGAGTCGAAACAGTATCAATATGCCATTGTTGATCCTTATCCGTTTATATTAACACTGCATGCTAACTTTGTCGTAGCACTTTTATTGGGTGGTATATTTTCAGCCATACTGGCAGCATGTCTCTCTTTCCCTGTGTTTAGAGTACGTGGAGATTACCTTGCAATCGTAACACTTGGCTTTGGATTTATTATTAAAATCTTAGCGATTAATGTACCAGAAGCGACGAATGGTTCTCTTGGGCTTAATGACATTCCAGAATTTTCTAATCTTTACTGGACAGGTGGCATTGCAATGATTGCTGTTATTGTTGTGCTCAATATCATCAATTCTAAATTTGGTCGTGCAATGAAAGCGGTTCGTGATGATGAAGATGCTGCCATTGCAATGGGTGTGAATACCTTTAAAGCCAAAACATTGGCGTTTTGTACAAGTGCCTTCTTTGAAGGAGTCGGTGGTGGACTTCTAGCAGCACTCTTAACAAGTATTTCCCCTGATCTTTTTGACTTTTTCTTTACTTTCCAGTTACTTATTATTATTGTTTTGGGTGGTCTTGGTAGTACGACAGGCGCAATTATTGGTACTGTTTTAGTGATGGGTGGAAGTGAATGGATGCGTTTCTTGGATGAGCCAATACATCTCTTTGGTTACAATGCCCCTGCAATGCCGGGTATGCGTATGGTTGTTTTTTCTCTTGGCCTTATTTTGATCATGCTCTTTGCACGAGAAGGCATTATGGGCAAACGAGAACTAACAGACTTTTTTAAACCGCGTAAAAAGGGTGACAAATGA
- a CDS encoding OprD family outer membrane porin, with protein sequence MKLAKLSLAAIVVAGLASSSFAADTLADAFKNGTVNGELKAYYFQSDNGKSTEDIFTTGVMLGYKTASLYGLSLGVTFQGSSSPFADDGGKDRYKYTMYGPGASLSEAYIAYNIGKTTAMVGRMFLDTPLVASSSSRIIKDSFEGAAVINTDLPNTTLIAGYVQKGQDRTDYNDSIGKFQKKFATGSLSYGELPVNAEDGAYTLAAINKSVSGLTLTAAYAYANDIAQLAYAEALYEGKAGEIGYTLGGQFYYNKIDNALTNLANTLAVTPFADDSITSYALKAGLSFKGINGTVAYSQTSDDDVATGVVNGSSTDKGLHRSELVSGLGNGADLLYTDAVIASPGYTRDTKAYLIDLNYDVTAAANVGVRYVLADDNYLDAKYSYSSVYGSYKFESLKGFSLGAQYEHQGKDADGDDLWVKANYKF encoded by the coding sequence ATGAAATTAGCTAAACTTAGCTTGGCGGCTATCGTTGTTGCTGGACTCGCATCTAGCTCATTCGCAGCAGACACACTTGCTGACGCGTTTAAAAATGGAACAGTAAATGGTGAGCTTAAAGCTTATTACTTTCAAAGTGATAATGGTAAATCCACAGAAGATATTTTTACAACAGGTGTTATGCTTGGTTATAAAACAGCATCTCTTTATGGCTTGAGTTTAGGTGTAACATTCCAAGGTAGCTCATCTCCATTTGCTGATGATGGTGGAAAAGATAGATATAAATATACTATGTATGGTCCTGGCGCTTCTTTATCTGAAGCATATATCGCTTACAATATCGGTAAAACAACAGCAATGGTCGGTCGTATGTTCTTAGACACTCCACTTGTTGCTTCTTCTAGTTCAAGAATCATTAAAGATTCTTTTGAAGGTGCTGCTGTTATCAATACAGATTTACCAAATACAACATTAATTGCCGGCTATGTTCAAAAAGGCCAAGATAGAACAGATTATAATGATAGTATTGGTAAATTTCAGAAAAAATTTGCAACAGGTTCTCTTTCATACGGAGAGTTACCTGTAAATGCTGAAGATGGTGCATATACTCTTGCTGCTATCAATAAATCAGTTTCAGGTCTTACTTTAACAGCTGCATATGCTTATGCAAATGACATTGCCCAATTAGCTTACGCAGAAGCACTTTATGAAGGTAAAGCCGGTGAAATTGGATATACTTTGGGTGGTCAATTTTATTATAATAAAATCGATAATGCATTAACAAATCTAGCCAATACATTAGCAGTAACTCCGTTTGCTGATGATAGTATTACAAGTTATGCGCTTAAAGCAGGACTTAGCTTCAAAGGCATCAATGGTACAGTTGCTTATTCTCAAACTAGCGATGATGATGTTGCAACAGGTGTAGTAAATGGCTCATCAACAGATAAAGGACTACATAGAAGTGAGCTTGTTTCAGGCTTAGGAAATGGTGCTGATCTTCTTTATACAGATGCAGTCATCGCCTCTCCTGGTTACACAAGAGATACAAAAGCGTATCTTATTGATTTAAATTATGATGTAACAGCGGCTGCTAACGTTGGTGTGCGTTATGTTCTTGCAGATGACAATTATCTTGATGCAAAATATTCTTACAGCAGTGTTTATGGTAGCTACAAATTTGAATCTCTAAAAGGCTTCAGCCTTGGCGCACAATACGAACACCAAGGTAAAGATGCAGATGGTGACGACCTTTGGGTTAAAGCTAACTACAAATTCTAA
- a CDS encoding ABC transporter ATP-binding protein, with the protein MISVKNLHVYYGLIEAVKGIDFEVKEGQIVSLIGSNGAGKSSTLKALLNSVKKTGDINFLGYDTHNHKTHTLVQHGLSLVPEGRKIFINLTVEENLRMGAFNNDENFDHLRDAMYELFPRIKDKRYQLAGTMSGGEQQMLAISRALMGEPKLLMLDEPSLGLAPKIVGEVFEIITRLRNEGITILLVEQNAFAALKISDYAYVLENGKIVMNGVASAMIGDDTIRKKYLGG; encoded by the coding sequence ATGATCAGTGTTAAAAATTTACATGTCTATTATGGACTCATTGAAGCTGTTAAGGGAATTGATTTTGAAGTCAAAGAGGGACAAATTGTCTCTTTGATTGGCTCAAATGGTGCAGGAAAAAGTTCAACACTCAAAGCACTTCTTAACAGTGTTAAAAAAACGGGGGATATCAATTTCTTAGGTTACGATACCCATAACCATAAAACACACACGCTGGTACAACATGGTTTATCTCTCGTTCCAGAGGGAAGAAAGATTTTTATTAATTTGACAGTAGAAGAGAACCTTCGTATGGGGGCATTTAATAACGATGAAAATTTTGATCATCTTAGAGATGCTATGTATGAGCTTTTCCCGCGTATCAAAGATAAACGCTATCAACTAGCAGGGACAATGAGCGGGGGTGAGCAACAAATGTTAGCGATTTCACGTGCCTTAATGGGTGAACCGAAGCTCTTAATGCTTGATGAACCAAGCCTTGGACTTGCGCCTAAAATTGTTGGTGAAGTTTTTGAGATCATTACACGATTACGTAATGAGGGAATCACCATTCTTTTAGTTGAGCAAAATGCTTTTGCTGCTCTCAAAATTTCAGATTATGCCTATGTTTTAGAGAATGGTAAAATTGTTATGAATGGCGTTGCATCTGCAATGATTGGTGATGATACTATTCGTAAAAAATATCTCGGTGGATAA
- a CDS encoding ABC transporter ATP-binding protein — translation MILKIDNVTKNFGGVTAIKETSFSVAPKEIFGLIGPNGAGKTTMFNIITGNYTPTSGEVIFRNEAISGLKPHHIVRKGIARTFQNIRLFSSMSVLDNILIGFDFQARYGFLESILRFPRFIGEEKRIKTRSMEILDYFGMSSYAHDKAVDLSYGQQRKVEIARALATNPDLLLLDEPAAGMNPSETEELGEIIKKARVDFDLTVLLIEHDMKFVNQLCDKVLVLDYGKTIFEGKPADAIQDPEVISAYLGDFLNDQC, via the coding sequence ATGATCTTGAAAATTGACAATGTCACTAAAAATTTTGGTGGTGTCACAGCCATAAAAGAGACCAGTTTTAGCGTTGCGCCTAAAGAAATTTTTGGACTAATTGGACCCAATGGTGCAGGTAAAACCACGATGTTTAATATCATTACGGGTAATTATACACCGACATCAGGAGAGGTTATTTTCAGAAATGAAGCCATTAGTGGTTTAAAACCTCACCATATTGTACGAAAAGGTATTGCAAGAACGTTCCAAAATATTAGACTTTTTTCAAGCATGAGTGTTTTGGATAATATATTAATCGGCTTTGATTTCCAAGCACGTTATGGATTTTTAGAATCGATTTTGCGTTTCCCTCGTTTTATTGGGGAAGAAAAGCGTATTAAAACACGTTCAATGGAAATTTTAGACTACTTTGGCATGAGCTCTTATGCCCATGATAAAGCGGTTGATTTGAGCTATGGCCAACAACGTAAAGTTGAAATAGCACGCGCTCTTGCAACCAATCCTGATCTTTTACTGCTTGATGAACCAGCTGCTGGTATGAATCCATCAGAGACAGAAGAGTTGGGTGAGATTATTAAAAAGGCTCGAGTTGATTTTGATTTGACGGTTCTTTTGATTGAACATGATATGAAATTTGTCAATCAATTGTGCGATAAAGTTTTAGTTTTAGATTATGGTAAAACTATTTTTGAGGGCAAACCCGCAGATGCGATACAAGACCCTGAAGTGATATCTGCGTATTTAGGAGATTTTCTTAATGATCAGTGTTAA
- a CDS encoding DctP family TRAP transporter solute-binding subunit has product MFIFFKGLIFITFCISSSIAAEYTIKLTHVVSPNTPKGKGADFLAKRVSELTHGRVEVIVYPNSQLYGDGEEIKALKLGNVHIAMPSFSKFTSMVPEMQLFDLPFLFRDASHVHTVLDGEVGQIIKDKVTAKGFVAIDYWDAGFKHFSSSKKAILMPHDAQGQKLRIMKSHVLESQCNVMGAIPVILPFASVYSALRQGSVDGAENPLSNFYTKNFYEVQTDLTLSSHGYLGYLVIMSESFWRKFPTDLKPMILQAVKEATAYERKLVAQDDEETLEKLKMYAKTSDHFKIHTLSAEQKEIWQKTMEALYPQFYGVIGEDLIKKVQVIR; this is encoded by the coding sequence ATGTTCATTTTCTTTAAAGGGTTAATTTTCATAACGTTTTGTATCTCTTCTTCCATCGCAGCAGAATATACAATCAAACTCACGCATGTTGTAAGCCCCAATACACCCAAAGGGAAAGGCGCTGATTTTTTAGCTAAAAGAGTAAGCGAGCTCACACACGGTAGAGTAGAAGTCATTGTCTATCCCAATTCACAGCTTTATGGCGATGGTGAAGAGATAAAAGCTCTGAAACTAGGTAATGTCCACATTGCTATGCCTAGCTTCTCAAAATTTACCAGTATGGTACCCGAAATGCAACTTTTTGATTTACCATTTTTGTTCAGAGATGCAAGCCATGTCCATACGGTGTTGGATGGAGAAGTAGGACAAATCATCAAAGATAAAGTAACGGCTAAAGGTTTTGTTGCAATTGATTATTGGGATGCTGGTTTCAAACATTTCTCCTCCAGTAAAAAGGCGATTTTAATGCCTCATGATGCGCAAGGGCAAAAATTAAGAATTATGAAATCACATGTACTCGAATCTCAATGCAATGTCATGGGTGCTATTCCTGTCATTCTGCCTTTTGCTTCAGTCTATTCTGCCCTCCGTCAAGGAAGTGTCGATGGAGCTGAAAATCCACTTTCTAACTTTTACACAAAGAATTTTTACGAAGTACAAACGGACTTAACACTCTCATCGCATGGTTATCTTGGGTATCTTGTTATTATGAGCGAGAGTTTTTGGAGAAAATTTCCAACTGATCTCAAGCCCATGATACTGCAAGCCGTGAAAGAAGCGACAGCATATGAGCGTAAACTTGTGGCGCAAGATGATGAAGAGACCTTGGAAAAGTTAAAAATGTATGCCAAAACGTCTGATCATTTTAAAATTCATACGTTGAGTGCAGAACAAAAAGAAATATGGCAAAAAACGATGGAGGCACTTTATCCACAGTTTTATGGTGTCATTGGTGAAGATCTTATTAAAAAAGTGCAAGTAATAAGATAA
- a CDS encoding ABC transporter substrate-binding protein, protein MRKLALLATSVALLASSSFAKDVSVGVAMSMSGPLAAYGQTAYEGIEFANSLQPKLKNGDTIKLVLIDTKGDKVESANAATRLISSDKVVGILGELTSTNTAQVMAIAEKKQIPVISPVATNDKLTEQKEFANRVCFTDSFQGAVVANYATKDLKLKTAVVVVDQAQVYSLGLAKAFTDAFKKAGGKVIKEIKVSSGDKDFKAVVSQIKAANPDMLFLPMYHPEVSMIARQAKQIGLVKPMFSGDGVANQTFIDLGGDAVEGYMFTDFFDYAAPPTQRSKDFIAAYAQKTGKQEVNSFVALGADAYNVMIDAMNRCANPEDSVCVNKEIKSTSNFEGVSGVINMDKTGNSTRSAVIKVVQNGKAVYKATVNP, encoded by the coding sequence ATGAGAAAACTAGCTCTACTAGCTACATCTGTTGCGCTTTTAGCATCGTCTTCTTTTGCTAAAGACGTCAGTGTTGGTGTCGCCATGTCAATGAGTGGACCACTCGCGGCATACGGTCAAACTGCCTATGAAGGTATTGAGTTTGCAAATTCATTGCAACCAAAACTTAAAAATGGGGATACCATTAAATTGGTGCTCATTGATACTAAAGGTGACAAAGTTGAGTCAGCAAATGCTGCAACGAGACTGATCAGTTCTGACAAGGTTGTGGGAATTCTTGGAGAACTCACCAGTACAAATACAGCGCAAGTTATGGCAATTGCTGAGAAAAAACAGATTCCTGTTATCTCTCCTGTTGCAACCAATGACAAACTTACTGAGCAAAAAGAGTTTGCAAATCGTGTTTGTTTTACTGACTCGTTCCAAGGTGCAGTTGTTGCAAACTACGCAACAAAAGATCTTAAACTTAAAACTGCTGTTGTTGTTGTTGATCAAGCGCAAGTTTATTCACTAGGTCTTGCAAAAGCATTTACGGATGCTTTTAAAAAGGCTGGTGGTAAAGTCATTAAAGAGATTAAAGTTAGCTCAGGTGATAAAGACTTTAAAGCTGTTGTTTCTCAAATCAAAGCAGCAAATCCTGATATGTTGTTCTTACCAATGTATCACCCAGAGGTTTCTATGATCGCTCGTCAAGCAAAACAAATTGGACTTGTTAAACCAATGTTCTCAGGTGATGGTGTTGCTAATCAGACCTTTATTGACTTAGGTGGTGATGCGGTTGAGGGTTACATGTTTACAGACTTCTTTGACTATGCTGCGCCTCCAACACAACGTTCAAAAGATTTTATTGCAGCTTATGCTCAAAAAACAGGTAAACAAGAGGTCAACTCTTTCGTTGCACTTGGTGCAGATGCCTATAATGTTATGATTGATGCAATGAATCGTTGTGCCAATCCAGAAGACAGTGTATGCGTTAACAAAGAGATTAAATCTACCTCTAACTTTGAAGGGGTCTCTGGTGTTATCAACATGGATAAAACTGGCAACTCTACACGTTCAGCCGTTATCAAAGTGGTTCAAAATGGTAAAGCTGTTTATAAAGCAACTGTAAATCCATAA
- a CDS encoding branched-chain amino acid ABC transporter permease, with amino-acid sequence MDLTMFMQQMVNGFSLGSMYALIAIGYTMVYGVLRLINFAHGDIMMVGGFLGYFGIAVLGLPFGAAVLLAIVGSAILGMASDFIAYRPLRSAPKISLLITAIGVSFFLENAFNVFFGGVPRAFPVPAYLEEIVDIMGLTMPVSAIIVPIITAFLLAAILWVLFKTKYGMAIRALAFDVGTVNLMGIDANRIITLVFGMGSALAAVGGIFWAVNYPSVEPMMGVLVGLKAFAAAVVGGIGSVGGAVLGGLIIGFTEVVVIAFFPELGGYKDAFAFIFLILILLFKPTGILGIDFEKSRF; translated from the coding sequence TTGGATTTAACAATGTTTATGCAACAGATGGTCAATGGCTTTAGCCTTGGCAGTATGTACGCGCTCATTGCCATTGGTTATACAATGGTCTATGGAGTCTTAAGGCTTATCAATTTTGCGCATGGCGATATTATGATGGTGGGTGGATTTTTAGGGTATTTTGGCATTGCTGTTCTTGGTCTTCCTTTTGGGGCAGCAGTCCTTTTAGCTATTGTGGGCTCAGCGATCTTAGGTATGGCGAGTGATTTCATTGCCTATCGACCGTTGCGTAGTGCGCCAAAAATCTCACTTTTAATTACAGCAATTGGTGTCAGCTTTTTTCTCGAAAATGCTTTTAACGTCTTTTTTGGTGGCGTTCCTAGAGCTTTCCCCGTGCCTGCTTACCTCGAAGAAATTGTTGACATTATGGGTTTAACGATGCCGGTTTCTGCAATTATTGTGCCTATTATTACTGCTTTCTTATTGGCTGCTATTCTATGGGTACTTTTTAAAACTAAATACGGTATGGCTATTCGTGCGCTAGCTTTTGATGTTGGAACGGTCAATCTTATGGGAATTGATGCAAACCGCATCATTACGCTTGTATTTGGTATGGGCTCAGCACTTGCTGCTGTTGGGGGTATCTTTTGGGCAGTTAATTACCCTTCTGTTGAACCAATGATGGGTGTCCTTGTAGGTTTAAAAGCCTTTGCCGCAGCTGTTGTTGGTGGCATTGGAAGTGTCGGTGGTGCTGTTCTTGGTGGATTGATTATTGGCTTTACAGAAGTCGTTGTTATTGCTTTTTTCCCAGAATTGGGCGGTTATAAAGATGCTTTTGCTTTTATCTTTTTAATTCTCATCCTTCTGTTTAAACCCACAGGAATTTTGGGTATTGATTTTGAAAAAAGTAGGTTTTAA